The DNA region GCCGACCGGCCTGCTCGACCAGACCGCTTCCCTGTGCTGCACGGAATCGAACGTGCTGTTCCTCGACGTCCGCTCCGGCGAGATGGAGCAGGTGCCGTTCCCGCTGGAGGAATCCGGCGTCCGGATCCTGATCATGGACAGCCGCACGAAGCATTCGCACGCCGAGGGCGGCTACGGCGAACGCCGCAGGGGCTGTGAGCGCGCCGCCGAGCTGCTCGGGGTGAAGGCGCTGAGGGACATCGGCGTCGACGGGCTGGACACCGCGCTCGCCAAGCTGCCGGACGAGCTCGTGCCGCTGGTGCGTCACGTCGTGACCGAGAACCAGCGCGTCCTCGACACCGTGGACCTGTTGCGCGCGGGCCGGATCACCGAGATCGGCCCTCAGCTGGACGCCTCGCACGTGAGCATGCGCGACGACTACCGGATCTCCACCCGCGAGCTCGACCTCGCCGTCGATTCGGCCCGTGCGGCCGGGGCGCTCGGCGCGCGGATGACCGGCGGCGGCTTCGGCGGGTCGGCGATCGCACTGGTCCGCGAGTCCGATGTGGACGCCGTGGGCCGAGCGGTGAAAGCCGCGTACGAAGCGGCGGATCTGCGCCACCCCAGGCTGTTCACCGCCGTGCCGTCGCGTGGCGCGGGCCGCGACACGCTTTAGCCGCCGCACCACCCCCGGGCGCGCACCGTGCCCGGGGGCGAGGACACTGGGCCGCGACCGCATCCGCAGCAGAAAGGCGCGAACGTGACCGACGAACCGACCAAGACCCTGAAACTGATGGTGACGGGCGGAGCCGGTTATGTGGGCAGCGTCTGCGCGGCCCGTCTCATCGAGGCCGGGCACGACGTCACCGTGGTCGACGACCTCTCCACCGGGCACGCCGACGCGGTGCACCCGGACGCCACCTTCGTCGAAGGCGACGCCGCCGAGGTCGCCCGGCGCCTGCTCGGCGACGGCTTCGACGGTGTCCTCCACTTCGCCGCCAAGTCGCTGGTCGGCGAATCGATGACGGATCCGGCGAAGTACTGGGAAGGCAACGTCCTCACCTCGCTCCGCCTGCTCGAGGCGATGCGCGACCACGGCACGAAGCGGCTGGTGTTCTCCTCCACCGCGGCCACCTACGGCGAACCCGAGTCCTCCCCCATCCCGGAGACGGCCCCGACCCAGCCGACCAACACCTACGGCGCGACGAAGCTGGCCATCGACCACGCGATCACGTCGTTCTCGCGCGCCCACGGCATCGCCGCGGTCAGCCTGCGCTACTTCAACGTCGCCGGCGCCTACGGCTCCTTCGGCGAGCGGCACACCACCGAAACCCACCTGATCCCCCTCGTGCTCCAGGTCGCCACCGGGGACCGCGAGCGGATCCAGATCTTCGGTGACGACTATCCGACCGCGGACGGCACCGCCATCCGCGACTACATCCACGTGGTCGACCTCGCCGACGCGCACCTGCTGGCCCTGCGGCACGCGGCCGACGGCGAACACCGCATCTACAACCTCGGCAGCGGCACCGGTTTCTCGGTGCTCGAGGTGATCGAGGCGTGCCGCCGCACCACCGGCCACGAAATCCCCGCCGCGGTCGCGCCGCGCCGCGCGGGCGACCCGTCGGTCCTGGTCGCCTCCAGCGAGCGGGCCGGCGACGAACTCGGCTGGAAGCCCGAGCGCACCGACCTCGACGGCATCGTGGCCGACGCCTGGGCGTTCACCCGGTCCCGCCGGAACGCCTGAGCCTGATCTCCGGTGGTCCTTCGGCCTGCTGCCGCAGGATCACCTCGATCAGGTCGTCCGGCGGCACCATCGCGTTGAGGGCCGTGCTCAGCAGCTTCGCCAGCCGGTGCTCAGGGTCGGCCTCTGCGGCCCTGGCCAAGGCCATCCCGGCGGTCGCCAGGTCGCCTCGGACATAGGCGGCGTGCGCCTTCAGGACGAGCGCCTCGGCCGCTTCGGGCGCCGGGAGCTCCCTGGCCAGGATGAGCCAGAGGTCCTCCGCCGCGCGGGCGAGCG from Amycolatopsis sp. EV170708-02-1 includes:
- the galK gene encoding galactokinase, which gives rise to MSAASDAAETFQALHGRAPAGVWSAPGRVNLIGEHTDYNDGFVLPFALPHRLAAAATPREDGVLTVATLGSDGRVQESGPLTIADLRPGSVEGWAAYPAGVAWVLRDQGLGGGADVAIAGDVPSGAGLSSSHALECAVALAFLGLAGITPGTGAGSPTLHEVARWVQRSENDFVGAPTGLLDQTASLCCTESNVLFLDVRSGEMEQVPFPLEESGVRILIMDSRTKHSHAEGGYGERRRGCERAAELLGVKALRDIGVDGLDTALAKLPDELVPLVRHVVTENQRVLDTVDLLRAGRITEIGPQLDASHVSMRDDYRISTRELDLAVDSARAAGALGARMTGGGFGGSAIALVRESDVDAVGRAVKAAYEAADLRHPRLFTAVPSRGAGRDTL
- the galE gene encoding UDP-glucose 4-epimerase GalE; the encoded protein is MVTGGAGYVGSVCAARLIEAGHDVTVVDDLSTGHADAVHPDATFVEGDAAEVARRLLGDGFDGVLHFAAKSLVGESMTDPAKYWEGNVLTSLRLLEAMRDHGTKRLVFSSTAATYGEPESSPIPETAPTQPTNTYGATKLAIDHAITSFSRAHGIAAVSLRYFNVAGAYGSFGERHTTETHLIPLVLQVATGDRERIQIFGDDYPTADGTAIRDYIHVVDLADAHLLALRHAADGEHRIYNLGSGTGFSVLEVIEACRRTTGHEIPAAVAPRRAGDPSVLVASSERAGDELGWKPERTDLDGIVADAWAFTRSRRNA